One genomic segment of uncultured Desulfobacter sp. includes these proteins:
- a CDS encoding sugar kinase, which produces MDSQDSTQQKQKVEIDIVGGRFDKVTTVLEEFEPGDENFIHSYEKMGLESRQVGDVEGREVEVKVPARLHLNVFDMNRFNLNRPGGGGLGVSIGVYFYAKVKAIPEPVIRTTGERQLIMAHYGHIFKKLLGYDGGFEIELQDHKRRHVGLGSSIGSMCAVCIGMNEVLGRPFYGWELRRIMGFHACEESPVNEQYLLPAFETGIGAMVSINGGWVVASDDLVLVQRVALPDTKVLMFIPEVDTLTDEFQGKETAAESEVELLMRRARTLDTLQVGAKAQIVLMDMIPAMIRNDLKKMGDALFELTHMGSKRAECEQHGAFGTPIYSYINAFRGMGIEVAGMSSVGPTIFALTRDQDAYDRALNYLKSKIFQTRVLSKPKLTT; this is translated from the coding sequence ATTGTAGGCGGCCGATTTGATAAAGTAACCACGGTGTTGGAGGAGTTCGAGCCGGGGGACGAAAATTTTATTCACTCCTATGAGAAGATGGGCCTTGAATCACGACAGGTTGGAGATGTTGAAGGAAGGGAAGTAGAAGTCAAGGTGCCGGCAAGGCTTCATCTTAACGTGTTTGATATGAACCGGTTCAATTTGAATCGCCCCGGTGGCGGTGGTCTTGGGGTGAGTATTGGTGTTTATTTCTATGCGAAAGTGAAGGCGATTCCCGAGCCGGTTATTCGCACCACAGGCGAACGCCAACTGATCATGGCGCATTACGGACATATTTTTAAAAAGTTATTGGGGTATGACGGTGGGTTTGAAATAGAACTTCAAGACCATAAGCGCCGGCATGTGGGGCTCGGCTCTTCCATCGGTTCCATGTGTGCCGTGTGTATCGGTATGAATGAAGTTCTAGGCAGGCCCTTTTATGGGTGGGAACTGAGGCGGATTATGGGATTTCACGCCTGTGAGGAGAGCCCTGTGAATGAACAATATCTGCTTCCGGCCTTTGAAACCGGCATCGGTGCCATGGTGAGTATCAACGGCGGCTGGGTGGTTGCCAGTGATGACCTGGTGCTGGTTCAGCGTGTGGCTCTGCCGGATACCAAGGTGCTGATGTTCATCCCGGAGGTCGATACCTTGACGGACGAATTCCAAGGGAAGGAGACCGCTGCTGAATCCGAAGTCGAGCTTTTAATGAGGCGGGCAAGAACCCTTGATACGCTTCAGGTTGGTGCCAAGGCACAAATTGTCCTGATGGACATGATACCCGCAATGATTCGAAATGATCTTAAAAAGATGGGAGATGCCCTTTTTGAACTGACGCATATGGGATCCAAACGGGCCGAATGCGAACAACACGGTGCTTTTGGGACGCCCATATACAGCTATATTAATGCCTTTCGAGGAATGGGGATTGAGGTTGCCGGCATGAGTTCCGTGGGACCCACGATTTTTGCATTGACCCGAGATCAGGATGCATATGATCGGGCGCTGAACTATCTTAAATCAAAAATATTTCAGACACGCGTATTATCGAAACCGAAGTTGACAACGTAG